A genomic stretch from Eptesicus fuscus isolate TK198812 chromosome 15, DD_ASM_mEF_20220401, whole genome shotgun sequence includes:
- the LOC129151596 gene encoding collagen alpha-1(I) chain-like: MPATSLRLRRGPLGAGISVPSLHGVQASDPRPVPKQDGTAPRETAASDVHLWPPRPAWGEETSTADGWVDAQEGLVESGSQMGQGDPQPNPSPSSTAETWALRESHARSSRGQGGPCSPREASVAEGSASRVGAELELGFASSPGREAPEMEGQWSEEQRTETCWQEDPHPHSWQEATQLTTCPAPAEEARPPTQSQGSPPPQLPAPSALDSPPASVPGTCSGSSVGSRTPSSVSSLSCPSLQEFQKVSAILVQLSDSSASLSDWEAGDTPDAVLGSSGESSVGASRGLHGGGGQAACGARPLRGSPTASGPGLLRAGQPQLRPDLPSPGSGSELSEASSEVWDEESPLEPGTGAQPAAGRPFPAGGSSNLEVGGAPSMALLSPGPGGGQEASGTGGSLTSELDAGKASWPCPEAACTACLPRAPSCSHAALSLPFPSGSSGSKGAGVSQEGETGPLQASTDCPEGPREADLSPQIDRNPPRAPPATPRVLAALRAESRAPGHVGSGAPAVPGEASPALEGSVLPEILSPVDEVLSYGSADLPSSTHRAAPLPPALPAGSGATPSPPSEDFPSPPEDASTSTWELPSLSEAPSLGPQEASLCLAAGAQGRSLGDQLGESHSTGRNQVVGDQWSEPVGWLRSPWCEGAGNALVGPPWQSVQPPTLSGEACEAGEGLPALLTAGHTGLAGPWQGESAPALDGGPCVGPGGGRAEVVDLVSTQLSRRILCDTLAVLSELAPPGSPGTGELAGAGRVPGLMGQPLGSPGKTGLRKE; this comes from the exons ATGCCAGCCACCTCCTTGCGGCTGCGACGGGGGCCACTTGGTGCTGGCATCAGCGTGCCAAGCCTGCATGGCGTCCAGGCCTCCGACCCACG CCCTGTCCCTAAGCAGGATGGGACAGCCCCCAGAGAAACTGCAGCTTCGGACGTCCACCTGTGGCCCCCAAGGCCAGCCTGGGGAGAGGAGACGTCCACAGCCGATGGCTGGGTGGACGCCCAGGAAGGGCTGGTGGAGAGCGGCAGCCAAATGGGCCAAG GAGACCCCCAGCCCAACCCCAGCCCCTCGTCCACAGCGGAGACCTGGGCTCTGAGGGAAAGCCATGCACGGAGCTCCCGGGGACAAGGGGGGCCCTGCAGCCCCCGGGAAGCCAGC GTGGCTGAAGGCAGCGCAAGCCGAGTCGGGGCAGAGCTGGAGctgggctttgccagcagccctGGCAGGGAGGCCCCCGAAATGGAAGGCCAGTGGTCAGAGGAGCAGAG AACAGAGACCTGTTGGCAggaggacccccacccccactcctggcaGGAAGCCACCCAGCTGACCACCTGTCCAG ctcctgctgaggAGGCAAGGCCCCCCACCCAGAGCCAGggcagccccccgccccagctccccgccccctcgGCCCTGGACTCCCCGCCAGCGTCTGTTCCTGGGACCTGCTCGGGGTCATCAGTGGGATCCCGCACCCCCTCCTCCGTGAGCAGCCtgtcctgtccctccctccaggAGTTCCAGAAAGTGTCCGCCATTCTGGTCCAGCTCTCAGATAGTTCTGCCTCCTTGTCAGACTGGGAGGCCGGGGACACCCCGGACGCAGTCCTGGGCTCATCCGGGGAGTCCTCTGTTGGAGCCTCCAGGGGGCTGCACGGGGGTGGAGGACAGGCAGCCTGTGGGGCCCGTCCCCTGCGGGGCTCCCCCACTGCGTCAGGGCCAGGCCTCCTGCGGGCGGGCCAGCCACAGCTTCGCCCCGACCTCCCCTCGCCCGGGTCCGGATCAGAGCTGTCGGAGGCGTCCAGCGAGGTCTGGGATGAGGAGAGCCCACTGGAGCCTGGCACGGGTGCCCAGCCAGCTGCAGGGCGGCCCTTCCCTGCTGGAGGCTCCTCCAACCTGGAAGTTGGAGGGGCACCCAGCATGGCACTtctctccccaggccctggtgggggccaGGAAGCTTCTGGAACTGGTGGGAGCCTGACCAGTGAATTAGATGCAGGGAAGGCCAGCTGGCCATGCCCTGAGGCTGCCTGCACTGCATGCCTTCCCCGTGCCCCTTCCTGCAGCCACGCAGCCctgtcccttccctttccctcggGGTCCTCGGGGTCCAAAGGGGCCGGTGTCAGCCAAGAAGGAGAGACGGGGCCTCTGCAGGCCTCCACCGACTGCCCAGAGGGGCCTCGGGAGGCTGACCTGAGCCCACAGATTGACAGGAATCCCCCACGGGCTCCTCCAGCAACCCCCAGGGTGCTGGCAGCCCTGAGGGCTGAGAGCCGGGCACCTGGGCACGTGGGCAGTGGAGCCCCCGCTGTCCCGGGGGAGGCCAGCCCCGCTCTGGAGGGCAGTGTCCTGCCTGAGATCCTGTCCCCGGTGGACGAGGTGCTGTCCTACGGCAGTGCCGACCTCCCGTCCTCCACACACAGGGCAGCTCCTCTGCCTCCCGCCCTCCCAGCAGGCAGTggggccacccccagccccccctccGAGGACTTCCCTTCCCCACCCGAAGACGCCTCCACCAGCACCTGGGAGTTACCCTCCTTGTCTGAGGCCCCGTCCCTGGGGCCCCAGGAGGCCAGCCTCTGCCTGGCGGCAGGTGCACAGGGCAGGAGCCTCGGGGACCAACTGGGCGAATCACATTCTACTGGGAGGAACCAGGTTGTGGGGGACCAGTGGTCTGAACCTGTCGGCTGGCTCAGGTCCCCCTGGTGTGAGGGGGCGGGCAATGCCCTGGTCGGGCCCCCATGGCAGTCTGTGCAGCCCCCAACACTGTCCGGAGAGGCCTGTGAGGCTGGAGAGGGCCTGCCAGCACTGTTGACGGCTGGCCacacagggctggctggcccctgGCAGGGAGAGTCAGCTCCTGCTTTGGACGGGGGCCCCTGCGTGGGCcccggtgggggcagggcagaggtggTGGATCTGGTCTCCACCCAGCTCAGCAGAAGGATCCTGTGCGACACGCTGGCTGTGCTCTCGGAGCTGGCCCCACCGGGCAGCCCAGGGACAGGAGAGCTGGCAGGTGCCGGCCGTGTCCCAGGCCTCATGGGGCAGCCGCTGGGCAGTCCTGGAAAGACAGGCCTCAGGAAAGAGTAG